GGCGCGATCTCCTACAGCGAGCTCTACAGCGCCGTGCGCAGTTTCATGAGCGCACGTCGCTACCGTCACATGCCCCAGCGACGTCCCCTGCCCAGCCAGTCGATCGGCAGCATCGAGGATCGCGTGGTGTTCGAGTCCACCCGATTGATCGCCGATCGGGCCGGGGAAGTGCCCGTCGACACCCTGAGCGTGTGGGTGGCCGGGCCCGAAAAGGATGTGGCCAGGTTGCTGCCCGCGCTGCGTGCGGAAGATCACATCGTCCTGCGCACCAACCAGTCTGCCGACGTCCTCGTGTTGGTGCGCGGCGAGCAGGCGCAACTGCGCACGGGGGACAACCTGCTCCTGGCCGAGGTCTCGGTCGCCCGACCCGAGGCGCTGGTCGATCGCCTGACGCGCTACGCCTGGGCGAATCGCATCACGCGTGCGAGCGTGAGTGCCGGCGCGCCGGGCGTGCGCCTGGAGCTCCGTCCAGACCGCAGCTACGCAATGCTTCGCGATCATCTGCAGCTCGATGTCTTTCCCACCCGGCCGGCGCACCTGGCGGTGTTCAACATCGATCCGCTCGGCGACATCAACCTCCTCTACCCCACCTCCCAGGAAGATGTGGCAGAACGCTACGAACAACAACGGCCCCTCAGCCTGCCGCGGAGCCTCAACGAAGAGGCGATCACCATCGCTGCGCCGTTTGGACTGGAGTTCCTGGTGGCGATCGCCTTCGACGACGTCCCCCAGGCACTCGAGCGCATCGCGGCCCTGCAAGAGGTTCCCTTCGACTCGCCTGGACGGCTGGGCCTCGACGCCCTCCTCGAGGCCGCTGAGCGCGAGGGCGCCAAGCGTAGCCTCCACCTCACGAGCTACGGGTACTAGCAGCCCCCATGCACCACCAAGGATCGGTGACGCGCCCCGTCCACAGCCGCTCTTTCCACCTACACTTGGTGATAGCTTCTCTTGCCTTGATGCTCGCCCTTGCGAGCCACGCCGCATCCGATGAGTCCCCCATTGCCAACCCCGGCGCCATCGCACCGCTCCCAGCACCCAGCCCCCTGAGCGAACCGCCACCTACGCTCGGCACCAGCGTGCTCCCCCCACTTCCCACGCTCGGCATCGCAGACTCCGATCAACCGCTCGTCACGATCGATCGCATCGCCTTCGAGGGCAACCAGGCCCTCACCGAGGCCGACCTGCAGGACGTGGTACGCCCCTACCTATCCCGAACGCTGGGCACCTTTGATCTGATCACCCTGCGCGATCAGGTAGCCGCCCGTTACCAAACCGCGGGCTACCTCGCGACACGGGTCACGCTGATCACCACCTATGCAGCGCAGGGCGAGCTGCGGGTACGCGTCCGCGAGGGTGTACTCGAGAGCGACGCCTGCATCCGCGTGCTCACGCCCTCCTCTGCGCCACCGCCACGCGATGGCGCTTGCGCTCCACTCGATCCAAGCGGGCGGCTACGGCCCGAGTACGTGCGCGCCCGCCTGCCGACCCCCGAGGACGGCGCATTGAACGTCAACACCCTGCGAGTCGCGCTGTCGAGCCTGCAGAGCGACGAGCGCATAAAACGCCTGGACGCGGCACTCACGCCCGCCGCCAGCGGCGATGCCCGACTCGATCTGTTGGTCTGGGAGAGCTCCCCGTGGCGCCTCACCGGGGAACTCGGCAACGCCGTCTCGCCGTCCCTCGGCGGGGTGCTCGCCAGCGCCAGCGTGGAACACCTCAATCTCACGGGGCGGGGAGACTCCCTCTCCGCCACCCTGAGCGCCTCCGAAGGCTTGTTCACCGCGGAGGGCGTCTACGCCAGGTCAGTCCTCGGCGGGCACTCACGCCTCGTGCTCGCGGCTCGCGGGGGCTGGAGCGAAGTCGTCGAAGAGCCCTTCGATGCGCTGGACCTCACGGGGCGTACCAGCACCTTCGAGATGCGCCTCGATGTCCCGGTCCGCCGCGCATCGCCCAACCGATCCTTGTTGCTAGGCTTCGCGCTCGTGCAGCGCTCGAGCAGCGCTTTCGTGTTCGGAGATCCCTTCGCCTTCACCGACGGTGGCGACGACGGCGCCTACCGACTCAGCATCGTGCGCGCTTCGCAGTCGTGGCTGAGACGCTCGGCGCGCCAGGCCATCGCCGTGCGCTCCACCTTCAGCGTCGGCACGGGCCTGCTCGAGGCCACCGACCGCCTCCAGGACGGCGCGCCTGACGGCAACTTCCTGGCCTGGCGCGGGCAGACGCAGTGGGCGCGGACCCTGCGTTGGCGCGACACGCTGCTCTCGGTGCGAGGGGAAGTGCAGCTCGCGGCGGATCCGCTGTTCGGCCTCGAAGCGTTCACCCTCGGCGGCATCAACAGCGTGCGCGGCTATCGGGAGAATCAACTGATCCGCGACAGCGGAATCAGCGCTGGCGTCGAAGCCCGCATCCCCGTGTTCAAGCGCGGTCAACATCGCCTCGCCCTCGCCTTGTTCACCGACGCAGGGCGCGTGTGGGACGTGGGCGATGAGCAGGAGGACGCCCTGTGGAGCGTCGGCGCGGGCTTGCGCTGGGAGCACCGACGGGTCAACGTTTCCCTTTACGCAGGCCAGGCCCTCTCGTCGCGCCCCTCCTCGGAAGGAGGTACCCTGCAGGACAACGGTATTCATCTGAGCATCAGGACGGCACGATGAAGCACCCCTCAGACCCGCGCCACTGGCTGGCTAGAGCACTGCTGGTAGGCGTAGCGGGCACTGGATCCGCGCTCTGCTCGGCCGACGTCATTCTCGACGGCAGCACTACACCAGATGCCCTGCCGCGCGCCCTGCAAGGCCCCCAGTTCCTGCTCGATGAGGCGCTCGGTACGCGCCGCGGCGCCAATCTGTTCCATTCCCTGCTCAGCCTCGAGATCGATCCGGGCGAGTCCCTGGCCCTGACCGGGGCGCCGACGATCGCCAACGTGCTGCTGCGCGTCACGGGCGGTGAGGTGAGCAATATCGATGGTCAGCTAGCGCTGCTGATCAACGATGCCAACCTCTTCCTGCTCAATCCGGCCGGGGTGATCTTCGGCGAGCGCGCCACCATCAACGTACCCGGTAGCCTGGTGGTCAGCACCGGTGAGGCCATCCTCTTCGCGGATGGCACCGCCTTCCCGGCCAGCGGCTCCCTCACCAACTTGAGTGCCGCCCCGCCGATCGAATGGCACGACTACGGCGCTCCGCTCGCCGGTGAGATTCGCGTCGAAGGCCTCCTCGAAGTGGACGGTGGCGCCTTTCTGCTGGCCGATCGAATCGCCTTCGAGGGAGGCGGACTGGTGGCGGGCGTGAGCCCCTTCACGGGCATGCTGCCGCCACCGGCACGCCGCGCCCGCACCCCGGGCCCCCTGTGG
This genomic stretch from Pseudomonadota bacterium harbors:
- a CDS encoding ShlB/FhaC/HecB family hemolysin secretion/activation protein; translation: MLALASHAASDESPIANPGAIAPLPAPSPLSEPPPTLGTSVLPPLPTLGIADSDQPLVTIDRIAFEGNQALTEADLQDVVRPYLSRTLGTFDLITLRDQVAARYQTAGYLATRVTLITTYAAQGELRVRVREGVLESDACIRVLTPSSAPPPRDGACAPLDPSGRLRPEYVRARLPTPEDGALNVNTLRVALSSLQSDERIKRLDAALTPAASGDARLDLLVWESSPWRLTGELGNAVSPSLGGVLASASVEHLNLTGRGDSLSATLSASEGLFTAEGVYARSVLGGHSRLVLAARGGWSEVVEEPFDALDLTGRTSTFEMRLDVPVRRASPNRSLLLGFALVQRSSSAFVFGDPFAFTDGGDDGAYRLSIVRASQSWLRRSARQAIAVRSTFSVGTGLLEATDRLQDGAPDGNFLAWRGQTQWARTLRWRDTLLSVRGEVQLAADPLFGLEAFTLGGINSVRGYRENQLIRDSGISAGVEARIPVFKRGQHRLALALFTDAGRVWDVGDEQEDALWSVGAGLRWEHRRVNVSLYAGQALSSRPSSEGGTLQDNGIHLSIRTAR